In a single window of the Nicotiana tomentosiformis chromosome 10, ASM39032v3, whole genome shotgun sequence genome:
- the LOC104107114 gene encoding protein SOB FIVE-LIKE 5-like encodes MDYGIFSDSECSSGCESGWTLYLENSVLPPITSCNANKFSPFCEAEKSVKTEQDEEEEEEEDLSMVSDASSGPPHFNEEDQDYGHNNNGFIFHAPINATLPKNNPKRQKAKGKKQQTSALDDTASSPFFDFSNNNFTITNGTASVDNVLDFSQGYSTTHFQRRSAYAYQEQYDFFQSSLLPGNQIQENQWSEGKRWGY; translated from the exons atggaTTATGGAATTTTTTCAGATTCAGAATGTAGTAGTGGATGTGAATCTGGTTGGACTTTATACTTGGAAAATTCTGTACTTCCTCCTATTACTTCTTGCAATGCCAATAAATTTTCACCTTTTTGTGAAGCTGAAAAGAGTGTAAAAACAGAACAagatgaagaggaagaagaagaggaggatttgtCTATGGTTTCTGATGCATCTTCTGGACCTCCACATTTTAATGAAGAAGATCAAGATTATGGCCACAACAATAATGGCTTCATTTTTCATGCTCCCATTAATGCCACATTGCCTAAAAACAACCCCAAAAGGCAAAAAGCAAAGGGAAAAAAACAGCAAACTTCTGCACTGGATGATACAGCTAGCTCTCCTTTCTTTGATTTCTCAAAT AACAATTTTACAATCACCAATGGCACAGCTTCAGTGGATAATGTATTGGACTTTTCACAAGGTTATTCTACAACTCATTTTCAG AGGAGATCTGCATATGCATATCAGGAGCAATATGATTTCTTCCAATCATCTCTGTTACCTGGaaatcaaatacaagaaaacCA GTGGTCCGAagggaaaaggtggggatattaG
- the LOC104107113 gene encoding nucleobase-ascorbate transporter 4-like → MTPPPKADELVPHPVKDQLPGVDYCVNSNPSWAEAIILGFQHYLVMLGTTVIIPTVIVPQMGGGNEEKAHVIQTLLFVSGLNTLLQSWFGTRLPVVIGGSFTFIVPTVFVALSSRYNTYLDPHERFKQSMRGMQGALMIASILPILIGFLGIWRIVVRFLSPLSAAPLVLLVGLGLYVQGFPLLAECVEIGLPQLIILILLSQYIPHMWKLKFPIFERFAVLLSVGIVWAYAALLTVTGAYNNRSPQTQFSCRVDRSGLISGASWIRFPYPWQWGAPKVDAGETFVMMAAALVSLVESTGAFIAAARYGSVTHTPNSVLSRGAGWLGLAILLNGLWGTASGSTVSVENVGLLALTRVGSRRVIQISAIFMLFFSVLGKFGAVVASIPLPIIGALYCVLFALMSSAGLGLLQFCNLNSFRTKFILGFSIYLGLSVPQYFNGYVITTGDGPVHSGSAWFNKIMQVIFTSPATVAGIVALFLDITLARKHATMKRDNGSHWWAKFNYFDRDPRSEEFYSLPYGLSKYFPSV, encoded by the exons ATGACACCACCGCCAAAAGCAGATGAATTGGTGCCACATCCAGTGAAAGACCAATTACCAGGAGTCGATTACTGTGTTAACAGTAATCCTTCTTGGG CCGAGGCCATTATTCTGGGTTTTCAGCACTACTTAGTTATGCTCGGGACTACTGTAATCATCCCAACCGTCATTGTTCCTCAAATGGGTGGTGGCAAT GAGGAGAAAGCTCATGTAATTCAAACTTTGCTTTTCGTCTCTGGGCTGAACACTCTTTTGCAGTCTTGGTTTGGAACCCGGCTTCCTGTGGTAATAGGTGGATCATTCACATTCATAGTTCCAACCGTTTTTGTTGCATTATCCAGTCGATATAATACATATCTTGACCCTCATGAG AGGTTTAAACAATCGATGAGAGGAATGCAAGGAGCTCTGATGATTGCATCTATACTTCCCATACTAATTGGCTTTCTAGGAATCTGGAGAATTGTTGTAAG GTTCCTATCCCCACTGTCTGCAGCTCCACTGGTGTTGCTTGTTGGCCTTGGCCTATATGTGCAAGGTTTTCCGCTT CTGGCAGAATGTGTTGAAATTGGCCTTCCACAGTTGATCATTTTGATTTTGTTGTCACAA TACATTCCTCATATGTGGAAATTAAAGTTTCCCATATTTGAGCGATTTGCTGTCCTATTATCAGTTGGAATAGTGTGGGCATATGCAGCTCTTCTCACGGTGACAGGTGCATACAACAATAGATCCCCACAAACTCAGTTCAGTTGTCGTGTTGATCGCTCTGGCCTCATTAGTGGAGCTTCATG GATAAGGTTTCCTTACCCATGGCAATGGGGCGCTCCTAAAGTTGATGCCGGAGAAACCTTTGTTATGATGGCTGCAGCTTTGGTTTCTCTTGTcgag TCTACTGGAGCATTTATTGCAGCTGCAAGATATGGTAGTGTAACACATACACCGAATTCAGTACTTAGCCGTGGAGCTGGTTGGCTG GGATTAGCCATTTTGCTAAATGGTCTATGGGGAACTGCAAGTGGTTCTACTGTATCAGT AGAAAATGTAGGTCTTTTGGCATTGACGCGAGTTGGAAGCAGAAGAGTGATTCAAATATCTGCAATATTTATGCTTTTCTTTTCTGTGTTAG GAAAATTTGGAGCTGTTGTTGCTTCCATACCACTTCCAATCATTGGAGCTTTGTACTGTGTCTTGTTTGCCCTCATGT CTTCTGCTGGTCTTGGTTTACTTCAATTTTGCAACCTCAACAGCTTCAGAACTAAATTTATATTAGGTTTCTCAATCTACTTGGGACTTTCTGTTCCACAATATTTCAATGGTTATGTGATAACAACTGGTGATGGTCCAGTTCACTCTGGCTCTGCCTGG TTTAACAAAATAATGCAAGTGATCTTCACGTCCCCTGCCACAGTGGCGGGGATTGTGGCATTGTTCTTGGACATAACTCTTGCTCGCAAACATGCCACGATGAAGAGAGACAATGGCAGCCATTGGTGGGCAAAGTTCAACTACTTTGACAGAGATCCTAGGAGTGAAGAGTTCTATTCTCTCCCTTATGGCCTTTCCAAGTATTTTCCCTCAGTATAG